A single Anopheles arabiensis isolate DONGOLA chromosome 2, AaraD3, whole genome shotgun sequence DNA region contains:
- the LOC120897999 gene encoding uncharacterized protein LOC120897999: protein MECLEQHRQDFFAAVAKLEEYDDTSDAIQACITDRIDMEERCRRLKSFLRENQRKEANSLNDSLLANSTLAFGRPNTSNIRFPKIELPTFDGDSTKWLSFRDRFVAMIDASVELPPIAKLQYLLSSLKGDAAVPFEHVTLTTENYSVTWAALLKRYDNSRMLIREYWRRLHFLPAIATESVDGLTSLVDEFVRYVNGLQKLHEPVDSWDTPLSNMLLMKLDNETILAWERHSVHKKKDKYSELIEFLQDRIRILKSSQSISCDRIVAPIKVAGAHRPTAPRRVQIITWFENCPVFLAKNTQERREIARSKGLCWNCLSCSHQVRSCKSEYSCRSCKERHHTLLHQPLQQPTVALSAQSDDDMVFLETAIVFIVDDYGEKHEARALLDSGSMSNFISDTLARKLMTPRARVNVSVSGIGTSRQQIKGSTTAIVRSRNLQFTTPLEFLILDTPSADIPTSPINVSSWNIPEVTLADPTYHIPGKVDVVIGGDTFWELHTGRKQSLGSGLPWLVETQFGWAVAGNTTHSSQQHRVCNMATSDSPLEAILTRFWESETIFDEPALSLEEDMCKRHFISTTTRDPSGRYVVRLPQNPNSNVVLGESKAIADRRLLAVERRLKSNPAMKEEYSNFMSEYERLGHMKQLTEPVDDSCEHYYLPHHAVLKESSTTTKVRVVFDASCKTSSGYSLNDKLLVGPVIQDDLFTIIVRFRSHAVALSADVEKMYRQILHDSRDTDYLRIRYRRNTAEPIQTFQLQTVTYGTSCAPFLATRTLKQIALDHKMQYPRAVDPVLHDFYVDDLLTGTDELADAIEMQRQITEMLKQAGFVLKKWVSNVPEALIGIPSEDLAILPTHEWQDPQFVSTLGLVWEPAVDMLRYRIDLPTAATMLTKRLALSYIAKIFDPLGLLSPTIIIAKLFMQQLWKLQENGKPWDWDRELPSHLQKEWTAFHSKLHSLREVRIPRYTSIRQATNVQLHIFADASQVAYGACCYVRAENDSTTSVQLLAAKSKVVSLSNTHSIARLELCAARLATQLFRKVSQSLNGEYDAFAWTDSMTVLHWLNSAPRRWKPFVANRVAQIQGETRIKCWRHVPGVDNPADDASRGLLPDKLQSCERWWHGPHWLSSKQEEWPIREPAIEETASIEEERITQSRIAAMSMEDDFNNKLFARFSTYLKLRRTMAYCLRFVQCMKTPKPAITSPTAKGHASIQDMITLIAPPSRDELIQAELQLCRLAQQDSFADDLPAVKNGMDLPRNSKLKWLSPFIDEAGILRVGGRLHNAQIAEYTKHPILLSAKHPLAALLAVAYHQKYMHTGPEHLLSILRERFWIIGGRNLTKLVFHRCHKCFKAKPTLVQQSVADLPTSRVTPTRPFAVSGVDYCGPVLLKSPVRNRSPTKAYIAIFVCFATRAVHIELVNDLTTAALLAALRRFVARRGKIAELHSDNATTFKGAAHELHRLYEMFKCSNSERIKIFNWCANEEIQWKFIPPRAPHFGGLWEAAVRSAKQHLIRTIGSTSLTQEGMVTLLAQVEQCLNSRPLIPLSSEPSDTQPLTPGHFW from the exons ATGGAGTGTTTGGAGCAACACAGACAGGACTTTTTTGCCGCGGTGGCAAAGCTGGAAGAGTATGACGACACCAGTGATGCGATTCAAGCCTGTATTACTGACAGGATCGATATGGAAGAGCGCTGCCGGCGGTTAAAATCGTTCCTTAGAGAAAACCAGCGGAAGGAAGCCAATTCGCTCAATGACTCCTTATTGGCAAACTCAACCCTAGCGTTTGGACGGCCAAATACATCAAACATTCGTTTTCCCAAAATCGAATTACCAACGTTCGACGGTGATTCGACAAAGTGGTTATCATTCCGCGATCGCTTTGTCGCGATGATTGACGCAAGTGTCGAGCTGCCGCCAATTGCAAAACTGCAGTACTTACTTTCATCCCTGAAAGGTGACGCTGCGGTTCCCTTCGAACATGTTACTCTGACCACGGAAAACTATTCTGTTACCTGGGCTGCGCTGCTTAAACGATACGACAACTCACGGATGCTCATTCGCGAGTACTGGCGACGGCTACATTTCCTACCTGCGATTGCAACAGAAAGTGTCGATGGTTTGACGTCGTTGGTAGATGAATTCGTGCGATATGTGAATGGGTTGCAGAAGCTGCATGAACCTGTCGACTCATGGGACACGCCTTTGTCCAACATGTTGCTGATGAAGCTGGACAATGAGACCATTCTGGCGTGGGAAAGACATTCTGTGCATAAGAAAAAGGATAAGTACAGCGAGTTGATCGAATTCCTGCAAGACCGAATTCGAATCCTAAAATCGAGCCAGAGTATCTCGTGCGATCGGATTGTGGCTCCGATCAAGGTGGCCGGGGCACATCGGCCCACCGCACCACGGCG TGTGCAGATCATCACCTGGTTCGAGAATTGCCCGGTATTTTTAGCCAAAAATACTCAGGAGCGGCGAGAAATCGCACGGTCAAAAGGTTTGTGCTGGAATTGTCTCAGTTGTTCCCATCAAGTGAGATCGTGCAAATCCGAGTATTCTTGCCGTTCGTGCAAGGAACGGCATCATACGCTGCTTCATCAACCACTACAACAACCTACAGTCGCTTTGTCAGCCCAATCAGATGATGATATGGTGTTTCTCGAGACGGCTATTGTGTTCATCGTAGACGATTATGGAGAGAAACATGAGGCACGGGCGCTTTTGGATTCGGGCTCTATGTCCAACTTCATTTCGGATACGTTAGCTCGGAAGCTCATGACACCTCGAGCGAGAGTTAATGTATCAGTGTCTGGCATCGGAACTTCAAGGCAGCAGATAAAGGGTTCGACCACGGCGATCGTTCGTTCAAGGAACCTTCAATTCACCACCCCATTGGAGTTTCTGATCCTGGATACACCCTCGGCGGACATTCCCACCTCACCAATCAACGTGTCTTCGTGGAACATCCCGGAGGTAACGCTAGCAGACCCCACGTATCACATCCCAGGCAAGGTCGATGTGGTCATCGGTGGCGATACGTTCTGGGAGCTGCATACCGGACGTAAGCAATCTCTCGGTTCGGGTCTGCCATGGTTGGTAGAAACGCAGTTTGGATGGGCGGTAGCAGGAAATACAACGCATTCGTCTCAACAACATCGGGTGTGTAATATGGCAACGAGCGACAGTCCGTTGGAAGCCATATTGACGCGGTTCTGGGAGAGCGAGACCATCTTCGACGAGCCCGCTCTATCTCTGGAGGAAGACATGTGTAAACGTCATTTCATCTCTACTACAACCAGAGACCCATCTGGCAGGTATGTCGTACGTTTACCACAAAATCCTAATTCGAATGTCGTTTTAGGAGAATCGAAAGCAATCGCTGATCGTCGTCTCCTAGCGGTGGAACGGCGGCTCAAGTCTAACCCTGCAATGAAGGAGGAGTATAGTAATTTCATGTCGGAGTATGAGCGCTTAGGCCACATGAAACAACTCACCGAGCCGGTGGACGATTCGTGTGAACACTACTATCTCCCTCATCACGCGGTGCTTAAGGAATCGAGCACAACCACCAAGGTCAGGGTAGTCTTTGACGCGTCGTGCAAGACATCTTCTGGCTACTCCTTGAACGACAAACTCCTGGTTGGGCCGGTGATCCAAGACGATCTGTTCACCATCATCGTTCGTTTCCGGTCTCACGCAGTCGCACTCTCAGCAGATGTTGAGAAAATGTATCGCCAAATTCTCCACGATTCTCGCGACACTGATTACCTGCGCATTCGGTATAGAAGAAACACCGCAGAGCCGATTCAGACGTTCCAACTACAAACAGTAACATATGGCACGTCTTGCGCACCCTTCCTAGCAACAAGAACGCTAAAGCAGATCGCTCTCGATCACAAGATGCAATACCCCCGAGCAGTGGATCCTGTATTGCACGATTTTTATGTGGATGACCTGCTAACGGGAACAGACGAGTTGGCAGACGCAATTGAAATGCAAAGGCAGATTACCGAGATGCTCAAGCAGGCTGGATTCGTGTTGAAGAAGTGGGTATCGAACGTACCCGAAGCACTAATCGGCATTCCTTCAGAAGACCTTGCCATCCTTCCTACTCATGAATGGCAAGATCCCCAATTTGTATCGACGCTTGGTCTGGTTTGGGAGCCAGCAGTTGATATGCTGCGATATCGGATCGATCTACCAACTGCTGCGACGATGTTGACAAAGAGGCTAGCTTTGTCCTACATCGCCAAAATCTTTGACCCGCTGGGCTTGCTTAGTCCAACCATTATCATCGCTAAGCTCTTTATGCAACAACTGTGGAAGTTGCAGGAAAACGGGAAGCCATGGGATTGGGATCGTGAGCTACCATCACATCTCCAAAAGGAATGGACGGCATTTCATTCCAAGCTGCATTCACTTCGGGAAGTGCGCATTCCGCGTTACACTTCAATTCGGCAGGCAACAAACGtgcagctacacattttcgcGGATGCTTCTCAGGTGGCATATGGTGCTTGCTGTTACGTCAGGGCAGAAAACGATTCGACAACATCGGTGCAGCTGTTGGCAGCTAAGTCTAAAGTAGTATCGTTGTCGAACACACACTCTATAGCGAGACTCGAGCTCTGTGCAGCGCGGTTGGCAACGCAACTGTTCCGGAAGGTCAGTCAGTCCCTCAACGGTGAATACGATGCTTTCGCTTGGACTGATTCCATGACCGTGCTACATTGGCTCAATTCAGCACCACGGAGGTGGAAGCCTTTCGTTGCCAACAGGGTGGCACAAATTCAAGGAGAAACTCGGATCAAGTGCTGGAGGCATGTTCCTGGTGTAGACAACCCAGCAGACGATGCATCGCGAGGTCTACTACCAGACAAATTGCAATCCTGTGAACGATGGTGGCATGGGCCACATTGGTTGAGCAGCAAACAGGAAGAATGGCCTATAAGAGAACCTGCAATTGAAGAAACCGCATCAATAGAAGAAGAACGTATTACACAATCACGAATAGCTGCAATGTCGATGGAGGACGATTTCAACAATAAGCTATTTGCACGGTTTTCAACCTACCTCAAACTTCGTCGAACCATGGCgtattgtttacgttttgtgcaatGCATGAAGACACCGAAACCCGCAATTACGTCACCGACAGCCAAGGGTCATGCTTCGATTCAGGACATGATTACATTGATTGCACCTCCATCTCGAGACGAACTCATCCAAGCTGAGCTTCAGTTGTGTCGGTTAGCTCAGCAAGATTCATTTGCGGATGACTTACCCGCGGTTAAAAACGGCATGGATCTACCACGCAATTCAAAGCTGAAATGGTTGTCTCCCTTTATTGATGAGGCGGGAATCCTGCGTGTTGGTGGCCGGCTTCACAACGCACAAATAGCAGAATACACGAAGCATCCTATACTTCTTTCTGCAAAACACCCACTCGCTGCATTGTTGGCAGTCGCGTATCACCAGAAGTATATGCACACCGGTCCGGAACACTTGTTATCCATACTTCGTGAACGCTTCTGGATAATCGGTGGCCGTAATTTGACGAAGTTGGTTTTCCATCGGTGTCACAAGTGTTTCAAGGCCAAACCTACACTGGTACAACAATCCGTTGCAGATCTTCCGACATCAAGGGTTACACCCACGAGACCGTTTGCTGTCAGTGGTGTGGACTATTGCGGTCCGGTATTGCTGAAGTCGCCTGTTCGCAATAGAAGTCCCACCAAGGCATACATCGCCATCTTCGTGTGCTTTGCAACACGAGCGGTCCACATTGAGTTGGTGAATGATCTCACTACGGCGGCACTTTTGGCAGCACTAAGGCGCTTCGTGGCTCGCAGAGGCAAAATCGCGGAACTGCATTCGGATAATGCTACTACGTTTAAGGGGGCTGCACACGAACTTCATCGCCTCTACGAGATGTTTAAGTGCAGCAATAGCGAACGCATCAAAATCTTCAACTGGTGTGCCAATGAAGAAATTCAGTGGAAGTTTATTCCACCTCGAGCGCCACACTTCGGAGGACTGTGGGAAGCTGCTGTACGATCCGCTAAACAGCACCTAATTCGCACGATAGGAAGTACGAGCCTCACTCAGGAGGGAATGGTAACATTGCTAGCGCAGGTCGAACAATGCTTAAATTCAAGACCCCTGATTCCGCTTTCTAGTGAGCCATCGGACACGCAACCGCTCACTCCGGGTCATTTTTGGTAG